From a single Cryomorphaceae bacterium 1068 genomic region:
- a CDS encoding sensor histidine kinase, with amino-acid sequence MKRVFLFCLIISLNSLYAQVDSLDQKLIGLKNQALVDKLNELSFTIAQSDPNRAKEMAEEAAEKSVELKYAYGSADAMHKLSVAYRFQGYYNEALLYADSALGYLDGTEAVSLKAAIHSNKGVCYRYKGEYEEALKSYQKAIDLHKEANQNTDVGTVLNNVGVMFMYMEDYDKALSYYDEALDIQTEENNRKEIANIYNNYAIVYANQGVLDSALTYFERSYGIEKELNNLQGMSESINNIGAVYYYMGDMESAIDQFRESYRIDSTLGDIRGQISTLSNIAEMKNEMGNPRQAIQTLEKCLRMANEIDSKHDREISLANLASSYKNLGNFEKALEYHVQYLAVHDSVLGENQQEIVQELETQYQTKEKEQQIKIQGLELEEADLKIQARNNMLLGLSGILLLALVSGILGYRFIKSKKEAELQRAIAAEQKNQLDAVINATEQEKRRMARELHDGIGQQLSSIKLGLANMSNQMKDQGEENQTKFQLIEKVVDESAQDVRELSHRMMPKSLSELGLGAAIKDSLEKSLGLNNIRYHFHDDTEGNRFADQVEVNMYRVSQELINNILKHSGADRVSIDLLKENETLVLAVKDNGKGFNPTKDEGHGLLNIKSRLQQINASLSFDFPEEGGTETTIKTPLS; translated from the coding sequence ATGAAAAGAGTCTTTTTGTTCTGTTTAATCATTTCCTTAAACAGCTTGTATGCGCAAGTCGATAGCTTAGATCAAAAGCTCATAGGGCTGAAAAATCAAGCCTTGGTAGACAAACTCAACGAGCTGAGTTTTACCATTGCTCAATCAGACCCAAATCGTGCCAAGGAAATGGCGGAAGAAGCGGCTGAAAAATCAGTCGAACTCAAATATGCTTACGGATCTGCGGATGCCATGCACAAACTCTCAGTAGCCTACAGATTTCAAGGATATTACAATGAGGCACTGCTTTATGCGGACAGCGCTCTCGGCTATCTAGATGGAACGGAGGCCGTATCGCTCAAAGCAGCCATCCATTCCAACAAAGGTGTTTGCTACAGGTATAAGGGAGAATACGAAGAGGCACTCAAATCCTACCAAAAAGCCATCGACCTGCACAAAGAGGCGAATCAAAATACAGATGTCGGCACGGTACTGAATAATGTGGGTGTGATGTTTATGTATATGGAAGACTACGACAAGGCTCTATCCTATTATGATGAGGCTCTGGACATCCAAACCGAAGAGAACAACCGAAAAGAGATTGCCAATATTTACAATAACTACGCAATAGTTTATGCCAATCAGGGTGTGCTTGATTCTGCGCTCACATACTTCGAAAGGTCTTACGGAATAGAGAAGGAGCTCAATAACCTTCAGGGAATGTCTGAAAGCATCAACAATATTGGCGCCGTGTATTACTACATGGGCGATATGGAGAGTGCTATCGATCAATTCCGCGAATCCTATCGAATAGACAGCACCCTTGGCGACATTCGCGGACAGATCAGTACCCTCTCGAACATTGCAGAGATGAAGAATGAAATGGGCAACCCGCGCCAAGCGATCCAAACGCTAGAGAAGTGCCTGCGCATGGCCAACGAAATTGACTCGAAGCACGACCGTGAGATTTCCCTCGCCAATTTGGCCAGTTCGTACAAGAACTTAGGCAATTTTGAAAAGGCTTTGGAATACCATGTGCAGTACTTGGCAGTTCATGATTCGGTTCTTGGCGAAAACCAACAAGAGATCGTTCAGGAGCTGGAGACGCAATACCAAACGAAGGAAAAAGAGCAACAGATTAAAATTCAAGGACTCGAACTGGAAGAAGCCGATCTTAAAATTCAAGCTAGGAACAATATGCTTCTGGGGCTATCGGGAATTCTCTTGTTGGCATTGGTATCGGGAATTCTGGGGTACCGCTTTATTAAATCCAAAAAAGAGGCAGAGCTACAACGAGCCATTGCAGCTGAGCAGAAAAACCAACTTGATGCAGTAATAAACGCCACCGAACAGGAAAAAAGGAGAATGGCCAGAGAACTGCACGATGGCATCGGTCAGCAGCTTTCCAGCATTAAACTCGGGCTCGCCAATATGTCCAATCAGATGAAGGACCAAGGCGAAGAGAATCAAACCAAATTTCAGTTGATTGAGAAAGTGGTAGATGAATCGGCGCAAGATGTGAGAGAGCTCTCACATAGAATGATGCCAAAATCGCTGAGCGAGCTGGGGCTCGGCGCGGCGATCAAAGATTCATTAGAAAAAAGCTTGGGCCTCAATAATATCAGGTACCACTTTCACGACGATACAGAAGGCAACCGCTTCGCCGACCAAGTGGAGGTAAACATGTACCGCGTGTCACAGGAATTGATCAACAACATTCTCAAGCACTCTGGAGCCGATCGCGTCTCTATCGATCTTTTAAAGGAAAACGAAACGCTGGTGCTGGCCGTGAAAGACAATGGAAAAGGCTTTAACCCGACAAAAGATGAGGGCCATGGCCTCCTCAACATCAAATCGCGCCTTCAGCAAATCAATGCCTCTCTTAGCTTTGATTTTCCCGAAGAAGGCGGAACCGAAACCACCATTAAAACTCCCCTCTCCTGA
- a CDS encoding cystathionine beta-synthase — MENSKVINQLRVVLKNLPNDWLGLTTHRLDIYNEAKAKTQFLDEFEDLLSNERVDATALNALPTAYDYIRLGHPLSCVLEWAIANLNHLNFENVIGFSSITAPVLAVLRKNLFEGENTRLAYTGELPGFFDAGLVRRVYGYQFELTQVAQEEDISQFDGTTIFLSQGGELGKFETNPNVDFRINVHSELGSILIVNGKKNESAISEIQHVRRRETIAMTPADCLTAIEMLIGESSDRNKNQVDSDKTKVLNSIQAITGAPTKPLVGSSGLSIQYAIMMGLIDDALEKHPGKAIKFIVPPNCYGGTNDQARRVAACLDNVEIVDLPVDGENDMVQSIHDVLDRVAKEDAVPYIIAEIPTNPRVEVPDLDQLKAALGSNRKTQNGEDAIDPVFILDQTFCPNFQFLGEGKILSTVRTISYASGSKFPSGGKCTAGYCVGNTKALALMGSIERHLELCDNEATDLQMEILAQQLPSMNQRITDAYENTREFVEFIKENLPSAKINFVSEELASEGFTPSVFSLDLPAEGRTHDEIEANKKVLNNRLIHMMITEIPNESKYCVSYGQLKGCYWTIPATSTQGTTKEGDKDYIVRASLSPDMDLERHKKVFLDFVATIQS; from the coding sequence ATGGAAAACAGTAAAGTAATCAACCAGCTCAGAGTCGTGTTAAAAAACTTACCGAATGACTGGTTGGGCTTAACTACACACAGGCTGGATATTTACAATGAAGCTAAAGCCAAGACACAATTCTTGGATGAGTTTGAAGACTTATTGTCTAATGAGAGGGTCGATGCCACTGCGCTCAATGCTTTGCCCACGGCTTACGACTACATTCGTTTGGGGCATCCTTTGTCCTGTGTTTTGGAATGGGCTATTGCCAATTTGAATCACCTGAACTTTGAGAATGTTATTGGTTTTTCATCTATAACGGCTCCTGTTTTGGCGGTTCTTAGAAAGAACTTGTTTGAAGGTGAAAACACGCGGCTAGCTTATACCGGTGAATTGCCTGGCTTTTTTGATGCCGGCTTGGTTCGACGCGTTTATGGATATCAATTTGAGCTGACACAAGTTGCTCAAGAAGAGGATATTTCACAATTTGATGGAACCACCATTTTCCTTTCTCAAGGTGGTGAGTTGGGTAAATTCGAAACTAATCCCAATGTTGACTTTCGTATCAATGTCCATTCTGAGCTAGGGAGTATCCTGATCGTAAACGGCAAGAAGAATGAAAGTGCGATTTCAGAAATTCAGCACGTTCGAAGAAGAGAGACCATAGCTATGACACCTGCCGATTGTCTTACCGCCATAGAGATGCTGATAGGAGAGTCTTCTGACAGAAATAAGAATCAGGTTGACTCCGATAAAACCAAGGTTTTGAATTCCATTCAGGCTATTACCGGTGCACCGACAAAGCCATTGGTTGGTTCCAGCGGGCTATCTATTCAATATGCTATCATGATGGGGTTAATTGATGATGCTCTGGAGAAGCATCCCGGGAAAGCCATCAAATTTATCGTTCCTCCTAATTGTTATGGTGGGACAAACGACCAGGCAAGGAGAGTTGCCGCATGTCTTGACAATGTGGAGATCGTAGACTTACCGGTTGACGGCGAAAACGATATGGTACAGAGCATTCATGATGTTTTGGATCGAGTAGCGAAAGAGGATGCCGTTCCATATATCATCGCTGAGATTCCCACCAATCCAAGGGTAGAAGTTCCCGATCTTGATCAATTGAAAGCTGCGCTCGGCTCTAATCGAAAGACACAAAACGGTGAGGATGCAATTGATCCTGTTTTCATTTTAGACCAAACCTTCTGTCCGAATTTTCAGTTTTTGGGTGAAGGCAAAATTCTCTCAACGGTGCGTACGATATCTTATGCCAGCGGATCAAAATTTCCAAGTGGTGGAAAATGCACTGCAGGCTACTGTGTTGGAAATACGAAAGCTTTGGCCTTGATGGGCTCTATAGAAAGGCATCTTGAACTTTGTGATAATGAAGCTACCGATCTTCAGATGGAAATATTGGCGCAGCAATTGCCTTCAATGAATCAACGCATTACTGATGCCTATGAGAATACACGTGAATTTGTAGAGTTCATTAAAGAGAATTTGCCTTCGGCAAAAATCAATTTTGTATCAGAAGAATTGGCAAGTGAAGGATTTACACCATCGGTTTTTTCTTTGGATCTGCCTGCGGAAGGGCGCACACATGATGAGATAGAAGCCAATAAAAAAGTCTTGAACAACAGATTGATTCACATGATGATCACCGAAATTCCCAACGAAAGCAAGTACTGTGTGAGCTACGGGCAGCTAAAGGGATGCTATTGGACCATACCCGCTACATCCACTCAAGGCACTACGAAGGAGGGAGACAAAGACTACATCGTTCGGGCATCACTTTCGCCTGATATGGATCTTGAACGACACAAAAAAGTATTTTTAGATTTTGTAGCCACTATCCAATCATAA
- a CDS encoding RNA-binding S4 domain-containing protein, giving the protein MTQLKFNLTDGKEYIALDKLLKLMRVVGSGGEAHAVIQEGMVLVNGVAETQKRKKMRVGDKAEFNGQVIEVES; this is encoded by the coding sequence ATGACGCAACTTAAATTCAACCTTACTGATGGCAAAGAGTACATCGCTCTTGATAAGCTACTGAAGCTGATGCGGGTAGTAGGCTCCGGAGGTGAAGCCCACGCTGTAATTCAAGAAGGAATGGTGCTGGTAAACGGTGTTGCCGAAACTCAGAAGCGCAAGAAAATGCGCGTTGGTGACAAAGCCGAGTTTAATGGACAGGTGATAGAAGTGGAATCATGA
- a CDS encoding YwbE family protein: protein MNGTQRAAISIGSAVEIVLKKDQRTGALTAGIVASILTKSPTHPHGIKVRLEDGQVGRVKKVL from the coding sequence ATGAATGGAACACAAAGAGCAGCTATCTCTATCGGATCGGCAGTAGAAATCGTTCTAAAAAAAGATCAGAGAACAGGCGCGTTGACCGCTGGAATTGTAGCAAGTATTCTGACCAAATCCCCAACTCATCCCCATGGAATAAAGGTGCGTTTGGAAGACGGGCAGGTAGGCAGAGTAAAGAAGGTATTATAA
- a CDS encoding carbon-nitrogen hydrolase family protein, with amino-acid sequence MKVCVAQVEPRKGDIQENIKIHMTCVEMAIAENVDFIAFPELSLTGYERELAQELAMEIDDSRLDEFQNASNINHITIGVGMPLKSELGTHISMMFFQPHQARKIYSKQKLHADEIPFFVEGHEQLILTVGSTEIAPSICYESTFDEHSENAKKLGADVYLASVAKPKGDIDKAYNHYQRVAEELGLTVILSNSIGPCDNFLSAGGSAIWDSTGVLQGSIKSQSEGILIFDTIAKEAIEISIAPVD; translated from the coding sequence ATGAAAGTATGCGTTGCACAAGTAGAGCCTAGGAAAGGGGATATTCAAGAGAATATCAAAATCCACATGACTTGTGTAGAAATGGCCATTGCTGAGAATGTAGACTTTATTGCTTTTCCTGAACTTTCACTTACAGGCTATGAACGTGAACTCGCACAAGAATTGGCAATGGAGATAGATGACTCCAGGTTGGATGAGTTTCAAAATGCAAGCAACATCAATCATATCACAATAGGAGTAGGGATGCCCCTCAAATCAGAATTGGGAACGCATATCAGCATGATGTTCTTTCAGCCTCATCAAGCTCGAAAGATCTATTCCAAGCAAAAACTACACGCTGATGAAATCCCATTCTTTGTTGAAGGTCACGAACAGCTGATACTGACGGTTGGCAGCACTGAGATTGCCCCCTCCATTTGCTATGAATCCACGTTTGATGAACACTCTGAGAACGCCAAAAAACTCGGAGCTGATGTTTACTTGGCTAGTGTAGCCAAACCCAAGGGCGACATTGATAAGGCCTACAATCATTATCAGAGAGTGGCTGAAGAATTAGGTTTGACAGTGATCCTATCAAATAGTATCGGGCCTTGCGATAATTTTCTGAGTGCTGGAGGATCAGCAATTTGGGACTCGACCGGAGTTCTACAAGGGTCAATAAAATCACAAAGCGAAGGAATTCTAATTTTCGATACAATTGCTAAGGAGGCAATTGAAATATCGATAGCGCCTGTCGATTAA
- the rluF gene encoding 23S rRNA pseudouridine(2604) synthase RluF, translated as MNPEKTHMHHPDSIRLNKAISDSGYCSRRQADKLIEQGRVRLNGNKVKLGDRSMPGDKIEVNGELITGNDNLVYIALNKPVGITCTTDQRVKGNVVDFIGHSERIFHIGRLDKPSEGLLLMTNDGDIVNKILRAGNEHEKEYIVKVHKPISEEFIERMGNGVRLHELKVTTKKCEVKRLNRFTFKIILVQGLNRQIRRMCEHLGYDVMELKRIRIMNIELGNLPLGAWRDLTSQELKGLKASIKESDNSSYVDSLEQGKGQHKSNK; from the coding sequence ATGAACCCAGAGAAAACGCATATGCACCATCCCGATTCCATTCGACTAAATAAAGCGATCAGCGATAGCGGTTATTGTTCTCGACGCCAGGCTGATAAGCTGATTGAGCAGGGTAGGGTGCGCCTGAACGGCAATAAGGTAAAACTTGGCGACCGCTCTATGCCGGGCGATAAGATTGAAGTAAACGGTGAGCTGATTACGGGCAACGATAACCTAGTGTACATTGCTTTGAACAAGCCTGTGGGCATTACCTGCACTACGGATCAGCGGGTAAAGGGAAATGTGGTAGATTTTATAGGGCACAGCGAGCGAATCTTCCATATCGGTAGATTGGATAAGCCCAGTGAAGGTCTCCTGTTAATGACTAACGACGGAGATATCGTAAACAAGATTCTCCGTGCGGGAAACGAGCACGAAAAGGAGTATATCGTCAAGGTGCACAAGCCCATATCGGAAGAGTTTATTGAAAGAATGGGAAATGGTGTTCGCCTCCACGAACTGAAGGTGACGACCAAAAAGTGCGAGGTGAAACGACTGAATCGGTTTACTTTTAAGATCATTTTGGTGCAAGGGCTCAATCGCCAAATCAGGCGAATGTGCGAACACCTGGGTTACGATGTAATGGAACTCAAACGAATCAGGATCATGAACATCGAATTGGGAAATCTCCCTCTTGGGGCTTGGCGCGATCTGACTTCTCAAGAATTGAAGGGCTTAAAAGCTTCGATTAAGGAATCAGATAATAGTTCATATGTCGATTCGCTTGAACAAGGTAAAGGACAGCATAAGTCCAACAAATGA
- a CDS encoding endonuclease — translation MKSHITLWTFCLLAITVQAQIPSYYNNVDLELTGTALQDELSDKISSGVSFLNYTSSSFDTWDALQDGDQNPDNTNEVLLLYGWESGQDGTLINDRERGIDDYGGSGGDWNREHVFARSLALPNLTVDNPGPGTDILNLRPCDEQTNQNRSNSPFVDGSGNAGYVGSGWYPGDEWKGDVARIILYMYLRYDGNGTSSSQTLCLPSSSGLGPTIASDINVPLIFLEWNAEDPVSEIEIQKNEIAQIRQGNRNPFIDNPILATLIWGGPEAEDTWGLTTFDFALESQVFPNGVLLTWTAPDGAVGCEIRGGVLGGNDPRSITVVNSSPDNYFVSGNQLGGGGSFQWKVRCATGINPVSGITEFSDYNTFSFGSGVLLQQGEKEGIQNFTWK, via the coding sequence ATGAAATCACACATCACCTTATGGACCTTTTGCCTTTTGGCAATAACGGTTCAAGCTCAGATTCCATCGTATTACAACAATGTAGATTTGGAGTTAACGGGAACCGCTTTACAGGATGAACTTTCTGATAAGATAAGCTCCGGAGTTTCTTTTCTCAACTACACGTCGTCGAGCTTCGACACTTGGGATGCTCTTCAAGATGGCGATCAAAATCCAGACAATACCAATGAAGTTCTTCTGCTTTATGGTTGGGAAAGTGGACAAGATGGAACGCTAATCAATGACCGAGAAAGAGGAATAGATGACTATGGCGGATCTGGCGGCGACTGGAACCGAGAACATGTTTTTGCCCGATCGTTGGCACTTCCAAATCTCACGGTTGACAATCCGGGACCCGGCACCGACATTCTCAACTTGCGACCATGTGATGAGCAAACAAACCAAAATCGAAGCAATTCCCCGTTCGTAGACGGAAGTGGAAATGCAGGATACGTTGGATCAGGATGGTATCCCGGTGATGAATGGAAAGGAGACGTAGCGCGTATCATCCTCTACATGTACTTGCGATATGATGGAAATGGAACCTCTTCATCTCAAACCCTTTGCCTTCCATCCTCTTCGGGTCTGGGTCCAACCATAGCAAGTGATATCAACGTGCCTCTTATCTTTTTGGAATGGAATGCTGAAGATCCTGTTTCTGAAATTGAAATTCAGAAAAATGAGATCGCTCAAATCAGACAAGGCAATAGGAATCCGTTTATAGACAATCCCATTTTGGCCACTTTAATTTGGGGAGGCCCCGAGGCTGAAGATACTTGGGGACTCACCACTTTCGATTTTGCTCTTGAATCACAGGTTTTCCCTAATGGTGTTCTACTTACTTGGACTGCTCCTGATGGAGCCGTTGGCTGCGAAATACGTGGTGGTGTCCTTGGGGGGAATGACCCGCGCAGTATCACTGTGGTAAACTCCTCACCTGATAATTACTTCGTTTCAGGCAATCAACTTGGCGGTGGAGGAAGCTTCCAGTGGAAAGTACGATGTGCAACCGGGATCAACCCGGTTTCAGGAATTACGGAATTCTCAGATTACAACACTTTTAGCTTTGGCTCGGGTGTTCTGCTTCAACAAGGCGAAAAGGAAGGAATTCAGAATTTTACTTGGAAATAA